A window from Syntrophorhabdaceae bacterium encodes these proteins:
- the trpS gene encoding tryptophan--tRNA ligase yields MKGRIFSGIQPTGDIHLGNYVGAIRHWVHLMEEYDCIFSVVDYHAITVEYPIDELKQRSVETALILIACGLSPEKCRIFVQSHVPEHTELAWIFNCVTPIGDLERMTQFKDKSKQHRGNINMGLMGYPVLQAADILIYKAGFVPVGEDQVQHVELSREVARKFNGRYGELFPEPQVILSRAPKILGVDGQAKMSKTLNNYIGILEEEKDIWEKLRTAVTDVNRVRRSDTGNPEVCNIFTIHRAFSENTMLLEIDKGCRSAAIGCIDCKKMLFENIRKELTPIREKAFALKKDTGYVIDALKKGAGECSVIAKQTMDEVRKVIGLYIP; encoded by the coding sequence ATGAAAGGAAGGATATTCAGCGGGATACAGCCCACAGGGGACATACATCTGGGTAATTATGTCGGCGCGATCAGGCATTGGGTCCATTTGATGGAGGAATATGACTGTATATTCTCTGTTGTCGATTACCATGCGATTACCGTGGAATACCCCATCGACGAGCTGAAACAGCGCTCCGTCGAAACAGCGCTCATTCTTATCGCCTGCGGTCTATCGCCCGAAAAGTGCAGGATCTTTGTCCAGTCTCACGTCCCTGAGCATACAGAGCTCGCCTGGATATTCAATTGCGTAACACCCATCGGGGATCTCGAGAGGATGACCCAGTTCAAGGACAAATCGAAACAGCACAGGGGCAATATCAACATGGGCCTCATGGGCTACCCCGTCCTTCAGGCCGCGGACATCCTTATATATAAGGCAGGTTTCGTGCCTGTCGGTGAAGACCAGGTTCAGCATGTTGAACTGTCGAGGGAGGTGGCGCGAAAGTTCAACGGCAGGTATGGCGAGCTTTTCCCTGAGCCGCAGGTGATACTATCCAGGGCGCCGAAGATCCTCGGCGTTGACGGCCAGGCGAAGATGTCAAAGACACTCAATAACTATATCGGGATACTGGAAGAGGAAAAGGACATCTGGGAAAAACTGAGAACAGCGGTGACCGACGTGAACCGGGTGAGACGCTCCGATACGGGCAACCCGGAGGTCTGCAACATCTTCACGATCCACAGGGCGTTCTCGGAAAACACCATGCTTCTCGAGATCGATAAGGGCTGCAGGTCCGCTGCCATCGGCTGCATAGACTGCAAGAAGATGCTCTTCGAAAACATCAGGAAGGAGCTGACGCCCATTAGGGAAAAGGCTTTTGCCCTGAAAAAAGATACCGGCTACGTCATCGATGCCCTCAAAAAAGGCGCCGGTGAATGCAGCGTCATCGCGAAACAGACGATGGATGAGGTCCGCAAGGTCATAGGACTCTATATTCCGTAA
- a CDS encoding type II toxin-antitoxin system RelE/ParE family toxin → MAVYRIYFRKSVEKDFSAIPKTDLRKILQRIRALAEDPRPSGCEKLTGQERYRIRQGRYRIVYSIQDKELTVWIVRVGHRKDIYR, encoded by the coding sequence ATGGCCGTATATAGAATCTATTTCCGAAAATCCGTTGAGAAGGATTTTTCTGCGATACCAAAAACCGATCTCAGGAAGATCCTTCAGCGGATCAGGGCGCTCGCCGAAGATCCGCGACCGTCAGGCTGTGAAAAGTTGACCGGCCAGGAAAGGTATCGTATCCGTCAGGGACGATATCGAATTGTGTACTCAATCCAGGACAAAGAGCTTACGGTCTGGATAGTGCGGGTCGGTCATCGCAAAGACATCTATCGCTGA